Below is a window of Brachyspira hampsonii DNA.
TAATAATTCTTTCTTACGGACATATACCGGAAGAAAATATAAAGAATTATAAAACTAAAATAATATTTGTTAATTCGTATAATATGGTACTTGAATAATAAAAATTAGGAGAGATATTATGGAAAAAATTTTCAAAGCAGGTATTGATATTGGTTCAACTACCGCAAAAATGGTTGTATATGATAATGACAATAATATGATATTTAAAACTTATGTTAGGCATAATGCGGATATAAAAGATACATTATTGTCAATATTAGATAATTTACATGCTATGCATGGTGATCTGAAACTTTCACTTGCTATGACAGGTACAGCAGGTATGGGTATATGCGAGAAGACAGGTGTTAGCTTTGTACAAGAGGTAATTGCTTCTTCAACAGCTATCAGAAAGATTTATCCTTATGGAAGAACTTTGATAGATATAGGAGGAGAAGATGCTAAAATCATAGTATTTGATGATAATTTCAAAGCTGATATAAGAATGAACGGTAACTGTGCCGGCGGTACAGGTGCTTTCATAGATCAAATGGCTACACTTCTTAATGTTCAGCCTTCAGAGCTTTCTACATTAGCTGAAAAATCAACTTCTATATATCCTATGGCAAGCAGATGCGGAGTATTCGCTAAAACAGATGTACAGACTCTTATAAGCCGTGATATACCTAAAGCGGATATTGCTAAAAGTATATTCCAAGCTGTTGCTGTTCAAACTGTTAATACTTTAGCTAAAGGTTTTGAGATTAAGCCTAAAATATTATTTACAGGCGGTCCTTTAACATTCCTTCCGGAATTAAGAAGGACTTTCTTAGCTCTTTTAGATGCTACAGAAGATGATATGTATACTGTTGAGCATCCAGAATTAACTGCTGCAATAGGTGCTGCTTTCGGAGAAATAGAAGAGCAGACTATAATAAAAGTTTCTGATTTTACTAAATTAGTTGAAAATATTTCAGCAGAAGTAAAAATCACTAATTCTAAAACAAGAGAAGCTTTATTTACAAGTCAGGAAGAATATGAAAAGTGGCAGGAAGATCACAGCAAAGATAAAGTAAAATCTGCGGATGTGTCTACTGTTAATGGTAAAAATACATTCTTAGGTATAGATTCCGGATCTACTACTACAAAAATTGTTATTATTGATGAGGACGGACAGGTAGTTTTAAGACATTACAGAAATAACAATGGTAATCCTGTAGGTGCTGTTACTGAAGGTCTTACAGAGATTAAAAAAGAATTAGATGAAAAGAATATTAAAATAAATATAGCAAGAACTGCTGTTACAGGATATGGAGAAGATTTAATAAAAGCTGCTTTCAATATGGACGAAGGTATCGTTGAAACTATGGCTCATTACAGAGGAGCTAAGGCTTTTGATAAAGATGTCAGCTTCATACTTGATATAGGCGGACAGGATATGAAGGCTATATTCATTAAAGACGGTATTATAGAAAATATTGAAATTAATGAAGCTTGTTCTTCAGGCTGCGGTTCATTCATAGAAACATTTGCACGCGGAATGGGTTATAAAGTTGCTGATTTTGCTAATATTGCCTGCGAATCTGCAAGTCCTTGCGATTTGGGAAGCCGCTGTACAGTATTTATGAACAGTAAAGTAAAACAATCATTAAGAGAAGGTTCTTCTGTTTCTGATATTTCTGCTGGTCTTGCTAAAAGTGTTACATTAAACTGTTTTACTAAAGTATTAAAAATTACTGATACTTCTATTTTAGGAGATCATATAGTAGTTCAGGGCGGTACTTTCAAAAACTCTGCTGTTCTTCGTTCTGTAGAAAAATTCTTAGATAAAAAAGTTATTCGTCCTGATATATCAGAGCTTATGGGTGCTTATGGATGTGCCTTGCTTGCTTTGGATACTTATAATACTAAAGAAGAAGATACTACTTTTATAGGTTTGGATAATTTACAGGAAGCTAATGATTATGAAAGAAAACAGCTTACTTGTAAAGGCTGCGAAAACCTTTGTACTGTTACAAGATTGAAATTCAAAGATTTAAAATCATTCTATACAGGAAATAAATGTGAAAGAATATTCTCAAATAAAGGTACAGGCGAAAAGAAATACGGTATGGATATTACTCAGAAAAAACTTTCTCTTCTTTTTGACAGACCTTTAGCTCCAGCCTCAGATGAAATAAAAGGCACTATTGGTATACCTCGCGTACTTAATATGTATCAAAACTTCCCATTCTGGGCTACTATACTTGTAGAATGCGGATACAGAGTACAGTTATCATCTCCTTCTAGTATGGCTATAGCAGAAAAAGGTTCTGGTACTGTTATGAGTGATAATATATGTTTCCCTGCTAAAATAGCCAACGGACATATATATGATTTGATAGAGTCTAAAGTAGACAGAATATTCTATCCTTCTGTAGTATTAGAAAAAACTGAAGATGACGGAAGTGTTAATAGTTATAACTGTCCTGTAGTTACAGGATACCCTGATGTAATAGACAGTTCTATTAGTCCATTAACTAAATACGGCATACCTTTTGATGCTCCGACAATTTCTTTCTTGAATGAAGACTTATTATATAAAGGCTGTAAGGCTTATTTTGTTAAAGTTTTAGGAATAAATAAAAAAGATTTCGACAGAGCTTTCAAAATGGCTTTAAAGGAACAGGTAAGAATTAAAGAAGAATTAAGAGCTGAAGGCAAAAAAATAATAGAACATGCCAAAGAAACTCAAACTCCTACAATACTTATAGTAAGCAGACCTTATCATATAGACCCATTAATCAATCATAAGATACCTGAAACTATTGCTTCATTCGGTATCAATGTTATTACAGAAGACGGTTTGGATATAGATGAATCTCTTGCCGATGTTCAAGTATTAACACAATGGTCTTATCCTAATAAAATGTTTAAAGCTGCTTTATGGGCTTGCAAACAAAAAGATATGAAACTTGAGATAGTTCAGATTAACAGTTTCGGATGCGGTCCTGATGCTACTACTTCAGATGAAATAAAATCTATACTTAATGCTTATGGTAAGAGTCCTACTTTGGTAAAAGTTGATGAAATTTCAAGTCCCGGAAGTATCAGATTAAGAATACGCTCTATGATAGAAAGTATGAAGATGAAAGGTGATTTTACTGTAAGTGATGAGCCTAACAGAACTATTATTAAAAGATATGAGAAAAATGACAGACGAGCAATACTTGTACCTAAATTCGGACAATTCTATGATCCTATGATTTTAACTCTATTAGAGAGAAGCGGATATGATACAATTCCTCTTCCGGAACCAGATGTTGAATCAGTTGAACTTGGTTTAAGATATGCCAATCAGGATATATGTTATCCTGCAACAATAGTAATAGGGGATATTATAAGAGCCGTACAAAGCGGACAATATGATCCTAAAAATATAGCTGCCGGTATTACTCAAACAGGAGGACAATGCCGTGCTAGTAATTATGCTTCTCTTATAAAAAGAGGTTTAATTAATGCAGGTTATCCTGATGTTCCTGTTGTTACAGTTGGTTTAACAGTTATTAATGATCAGCCGGGTTTCGAGCTTTCAAAAATTGATTTGATGAAAGAGGGTATTATAGCTATGCCTTATGCTGATGCTATATCTACAATGTATTATTATTGTGCGGCAAGAGAGGTAAAAAAAGGAGAATCTTTGGCTCTTGCTAATAAATATATAGCTTTACACCCTAAAGATTTTGCTCTTAAAGCCACTGATAAATTATTAAAACAGGCTATAGCAGAGTTTAATGCCATTGAAACTAATGAAGATTTATCTCTTCCTAAGGCCGGTTTAGTTGGAGAGATTTATGTAAAATATAATAAATTTGCTAACGGAGATGTTTGCGATTGGTTAATGTCAAAAGGTGTTGAGGTGATAGTTCCTCCTGTATTTGACTTCTTTGTACAGAAAGTTATAAGCGAACAGGTTAATAAAGAAACTAATGCAAGAGATGTATCATTCTTAGGCTATTACGGCTCTAAAATATCTGAAAAAGTTATTGATATGAGAATAGATTCTATAAATCAGATGATGTCTAAATTCAAAGGTTTCAGACCTGCTCATCATATACGCCATATAGCTGAAAATGCTGCTAAGGTTACTGCTATGACTAATCAATTCGGAGAGGCTTGGCTTTTACCGGGTGAAATAGCAACTTTCGCAGAAGAAGGCGTAAATAATGTACTTTGTCTTCAGCCTTTTGGTTGTATTGCTAATCATATTATAGCTAGAGGTATTGAAACTAGACTTAAAACTAGATATCCTGATTTGAATCTTCTTTATTTGGATATGGATGCTGGTGCTAGTGAAGTTAATACTATAAACCGTTTAGAGTTCTTCGTTCGTTCTGCTAAAGACAGCATGAATACTTCAGTGAATATCAATTATGTTAAAGAGTCAGTTGGAGAATATGCTAAATAATTTTTAGTAATCAATAAAAAATAAAATAAAAGGTTTGCAATTAGTTTGATGCTTTTTGCGAACCTTTTTTATTGTTTACATTTTTTCTTAGATGTAGTTTTACAAATAATATACTTGTTTCAAAATTGCTTTACAAGATGATTATGTATGAAATTTTTTTAATTTATCAATTATAAAAATAATGTTTTATATATTGTATAAAATATTATTTAAGTATATAAATATGCAGTCTGATCTGAGCATGCTTATAGGCTATGACTTTGTTAGTATGCAGAGTAAGGCTTCTGAAATGGTGGCATATTAAAAGAATCGGTGTGAAATAATAAATACATAAAATAAAAGGATAAAACTTATGAAAAGATACTTAACAATTAAAAACTTTAGAAACATCAATCCTGTAATAATAAATAATAAAGAAAATAATACATCTAAAAAAGAAGATGAAGTAAAATACGGCAGATTATATCTTAACGGCGATGTAGAGCAGGGGGCATTAATAAGCATCATAGGGGCAAACGGTACTGGTAAAACTAATATACTTTCAGCTGTAGAAAAAGCATTTAAAGGCGGTATAGATGATAAAATAGATAACCCTAAAATAGAAAGTTTTATAGGATGCAAACCTGAATTAGAAATATTTATTGAATCAGACAGCGGTATTATATATAAAGGTAAGTGTGAAGCTATAGAGATAAAAAAAGAAGGCTATAGCGAAGAATATGAATATAAATATGAACTTGTATGGGAATTAGAAGAAAATAAAATTAATACTGATAGTATATTAAGTAAAGATTATCTATTAAAGATAACAGATTATATATTTAAAACCGAAATGAACATAGATGAAAAGAATAATAAAAAAAATATAGATGAAAAAAATATAATTTATAGATGGAATTATATTTATGATATTTATAAAAATAATTATGAACTTGATAATAAATCAAAAAAAGAATACACTTACGAAGATATATTAAATTATACTGTATCAAAAATAATGGATATAATTTCTAAGTACAAAGAAAATGAAAATGTAGATAAATTAAAATTATTAATTAGCTTGCTTGATAAAACATTCTATATAGAAAATGAAGCTTCTAAATATTGCGAGTTCAATTTTAATGACAATTTAATTGATAAAAATTATTTTGAAAAATTATTATATATATTAAAAGAAATTGAATGTAAAGATATAAATATATATGTTCATAGAGAAAATATAAATGATAGTGAGCTTACAGTAAAATGTTATGGAACTAGAATAGATAATATTATATATAAATCTAATTTCCTGCGTTCATTATTCAAAGCCTCTGATAATATGGAAATGTATAATAATTTAATAGAAAACTATACTGATATATTATTGGATGTTGCTTTTACAAAGCAGACAGAAAGTGAAATAAATAAGCTTTTTGATGGTACTGTATCAAAAAAATTCAATGAGCTTTATAAATCAGATAATGAATATAAATTTAAAATAGCATTAGAGGAGCGTTCTATAAAAATATATTTTGAAACTAAAAACGGGCTTACAAATTTAGAAAATGAATCTGAAGGCTTTAATTGGTTTTTTAGTTTATTCTTCAATACAATAAATCCTAATGAATTAAAAAAAGGTGATATAATAATAATTGATGAACCAGAACAGCATTTATCGGTACCTTTAATAAAAGAACTAAGAAAATTTTTAAAAGAGTTTTCTAAAGATAATGGTATTACTATAATTACATCTACTCAAATTCCTTATTTTGCAGATATTCATTATTTAGATGAATTAAAAATAGTAGAGCCTAAACAAGACGGCATAGGAGTAAAAATAGAAAATGACTTTTCGGCTACTTATGGTAAGGTGGATACATTAGAAAAAATTATCAATGCATTTGGAGTTAAGCATATAGATATTATGAGAGATACTAAAATAGTATATGTTGAAGGTATTACAGATTATAATTATCTTACAGCTTTTAAATTATTAATGGAGCATATAGAAAATAGAGAAATAAATACAGCGTTCATGCCTATTAATGGGGTGGGAAGACCTAATGATGAAAGAAAGAAAAATGATATAATAGATTCTTTATGTAAACTTTCTGCTAAGCCAATTCTATTAATTGACAGCGATATTTCAGCAGATCAATTTACAGAGTTAGCAGAAGGAACAAATTTAAGAATAACTCAGCTTGAAGATATAAGTTCTAATTTTATTACAATAGAAGATTTATTTGATGATAAAGATAAACAAACTTATAAAATATATGAAAATCATAAAGATGCTTTAATTTCTGCTTTGTTCAAAAATAATATAATAGACTATTATGAAAAAAATATGATATCTCAAAAAACTATTGATAATTTCTTTAAGGTTATTAGAGAAATAGATTAATAGAAAATTATATTCAAAATAGAATGGGATATTATTTATATACTATTTTTTATCATTAATTTTAATAAAATATTTGAATTTATTGCCTTAAATTATAAAATACAAAAAAAATTAAATTTTCTCAAAAAATAATAAAAAATTAATATTTTAGGGAACTTTTATATGATGCATTCGTCTAATTAAGAAATTAAATATACCGGTAGGGAGTAGACCTATGAAAAGAAATCTTTTTATTATCATCACATTATTATTAACAGCTGTTGTATGTAATGCACAAACTAATGAAGCTTCATACGAACTTGACAATGTAAAAGTTGTTAATAAAAACGGCTTAGCTCTTAATGATTTTATATCATTATTGAAATCTGATCCTAATATAATATTAGTTGATGTCAGAACACCTCAAGAAATTAAAGAAACAGGAACTATAAAAAATGCTGTCAATATTGATTATAGAGCTAAAGGCTACAGCAAAAAACTTTTATCATTGGATAAAAATAAAAAATATATGTTCTATTGCAAAACAGGCGGACGCTCTGGAAAAACAGTGCAGTATTTGATTGATAATGGATGTAAAAATGTTAATTATCTCAAAGATGCAGGATATGGAGAACTTTCAGCTGCTTTGAAATAATGATAATTATTAATTTAAAAAATAGGGACTGTTTATTGCAGCCCCTTTTTTATGTAACAGATCATTGAAATATTATACGCTCTGTATTATCAATAGCACTTTCCGGAACATTTTTATATTCTTTTAAAGTTTTTATTATTAAATCTCTTATATCAAGTCCTGTATGTATAATATTTTCACCGTACTGAAATAAAGGTTTTCCGCTTTCATCAATATATTTTTCGCCTCCGTTAAATATATAATCAGCAACTGCAACTACATATTTTTCATTATCATTTATAATTTTTCCTTTTATATATGATTCTAAAAGTTTTCCATTGCTGTCAAAATTAATAATGCAGTCTTTTGAAACCTGTAAAAATGCTCCTTCTCCTTTTCTCGAAGCTGATAATTCTAATATATTTTTTAAATCTTTTCCATTTAAAGTTGTAAGTATTATTAAATTGTCAAATGGGAAAAACTCATACATATTTCCTAATGTAACTTTTCCGCTTGGAAGTTTTCCTCGTAAAGAACCTGAATTTATTAATGCTATATCAATACCTTCCTGAGATGAAGCAGCTATATCAGAAACGAAATTTCCTAAAGCAGTGGATTTATTTCTGACATTTTCATCAGTAAGTTCATAGGGAAGTTTTGCTATTTCGATATTAAACTCTTTATCCACTTCAATCTGCATTTGATGTATTTTAGCTAATATATTTTCATCTTCTTTTATGTTTTCATCTAATCTATTGAGTTTACATTCAGGATAGGCATATTTGCCGTTTTTGAATATTACATCAATGGTGCCAATATACTCTCCGTATTCTCCTGCCTGAACTATTGTTGTTTTTCCTATAACAACAGGACTATTTAATAGAGTATGAGTATGTCCTCCTATTATTATATTAAATGTATTTGGTATTTCCTGAGCTATTTTTTTATCAGTATCGAATCCTGCATGACTTAATAGAATTGTTATATCGTTTGTAGTATTTAATGGTATTTCTGCTAAGAGATTTTTTAAAGATGTAACCTCATCTTCTATATCTATATAATCAAGTCCCTGAATTATATTCATTTTTTCACTTTGCAAAACTCCTACTATTGCTGTGTGTATGCCGTTAATATTTGTTACTATATATGGAAGAACATAATTTTCACCTGTTGCTTTTACTTTAACATTGCATGCTATTGTTGGGAAATTTCTATTGCTCATAATATTATTTAACTGTTCTATTCCAAAATCAAATTCATGATTTCCCAAAGTTGACACATTAAACCCCATGTCATTCATAAGTTCTGCCTCGTCCATACCTTGATATACAATAGAAAATACGCTTCCTGCAATCGTATCGCCTGCATGCATTACTATAACATTTTCATTTTCTTT
It encodes the following:
- a CDS encoding acyl-CoA dehydratase activase-related protein; translation: MEKIFKAGIDIGSTTAKMVVYDNDNNMIFKTYVRHNADIKDTLLSILDNLHAMHGDLKLSLAMTGTAGMGICEKTGVSFVQEVIASSTAIRKIYPYGRTLIDIGGEDAKIIVFDDNFKADIRMNGNCAGGTGAFIDQMATLLNVQPSELSTLAEKSTSIYPMASRCGVFAKTDVQTLISRDIPKADIAKSIFQAVAVQTVNTLAKGFEIKPKILFTGGPLTFLPELRRTFLALLDATEDDMYTVEHPELTAAIGAAFGEIEEQTIIKVSDFTKLVENISAEVKITNSKTREALFTSQEEYEKWQEDHSKDKVKSADVSTVNGKNTFLGIDSGSTTTKIVIIDEDGQVVLRHYRNNNGNPVGAVTEGLTEIKKELDEKNIKINIARTAVTGYGEDLIKAAFNMDEGIVETMAHYRGAKAFDKDVSFILDIGGQDMKAIFIKDGIIENIEINEACSSGCGSFIETFARGMGYKVADFANIACESASPCDLGSRCTVFMNSKVKQSLREGSSVSDISAGLAKSVTLNCFTKVLKITDTSILGDHIVVQGGTFKNSAVLRSVEKFLDKKVIRPDISELMGAYGCALLALDTYNTKEEDTTFIGLDNLQEANDYERKQLTCKGCENLCTVTRLKFKDLKSFYTGNKCERIFSNKGTGEKKYGMDITQKKLSLLFDRPLAPASDEIKGTIGIPRVLNMYQNFPFWATILVECGYRVQLSSPSSMAIAEKGSGTVMSDNICFPAKIANGHIYDLIESKVDRIFYPSVVLEKTEDDGSVNSYNCPVVTGYPDVIDSSISPLTKYGIPFDAPTISFLNEDLLYKGCKAYFVKVLGINKKDFDRAFKMALKEQVRIKEELRAEGKKIIEHAKETQTPTILIVSRPYHIDPLINHKIPETIASFGINVITEDGLDIDESLADVQVLTQWSYPNKMFKAALWACKQKDMKLEIVQINSFGCGPDATTSDEIKSILNAYGKSPTLVKVDEISSPGSIRLRIRSMIESMKMKGDFTVSDEPNRTIIKRYEKNDRRAILVPKFGQFYDPMILTLLERSGYDTIPLPEPDVESVELGLRYANQDICYPATIVIGDIIRAVQSGQYDPKNIAAGITQTGGQCRASNYASLIKRGLINAGYPDVPVVTVGLTVINDQPGFELSKIDLMKEGIIAMPYADAISTMYYYCAAREVKKGESLALANKYIALHPKDFALKATDKLLKQAIAEFNAIETNEDLSLPKAGLVGEIYVKYNKFANGDVCDWLMSKGVEVIVPPVFDFFVQKVISEQVNKETNARDVSFLGYYGSKISEKVIDMRIDSINQMMSKFKGFRPAHHIRHIAENAAKVTAMTNQFGEAWLLPGEIATFAEEGVNNVLCLQPFGCIANHIIARGIETRLKTRYPDLNLLYLDMDAGASEVNTINRLEFFVRSAKDSMNTSVNINYVKESVGEYAK
- a CDS encoding AAA family ATPase; the protein is MKRYLTIKNFRNINPVIINNKENNTSKKEDEVKYGRLYLNGDVEQGALISIIGANGTGKTNILSAVEKAFKGGIDDKIDNPKIESFIGCKPELEIFIESDSGIIYKGKCEAIEIKKEGYSEEYEYKYELVWELEENKINTDSILSKDYLLKITDYIFKTEMNIDEKNNKKNIDEKNIIYRWNYIYDIYKNNYELDNKSKKEYTYEDILNYTVSKIMDIISKYKENENVDKLKLLISLLDKTFYIENEASKYCEFNFNDNLIDKNYFEKLLYILKEIECKDINIYVHRENINDSELTVKCYGTRIDNIIYKSNFLRSLFKASDNMEMYNNLIENYTDILLDVAFTKQTESEINKLFDGTVSKKFNELYKSDNEYKFKIALEERSIKIYFETKNGLTNLENESEGFNWFFSLFFNTINPNELKKGDIIIIDEPEQHLSVPLIKELRKFLKEFSKDNGITIITSTQIPYFADIHYLDELKIVEPKQDGIGVKIENDFSATYGKVDTLEKIINAFGVKHIDIMRDTKIVYVEGITDYNYLTAFKLLMEHIENREINTAFMPINGVGRPNDERKKNDIIDSLCKLSAKPILLIDSDISADQFTELAEGTNLRITQLEDISSNFITIEDLFDDKDKQTYKIYENHKDALISALFKNNIIDYYEKNMISQKTIDNFFKVIREID
- a CDS encoding rhodanese-like domain-containing protein, with amino-acid sequence MKRNLFIIITLLLTAVVCNAQTNEASYELDNVKVVNKNGLALNDFISLLKSDPNIILVDVRTPQEIKETGTIKNAVNIDYRAKGYSKKLLSLDKNKKYMFYCKTGGRSGKTVQYLIDNGCKNVNYLKDAGYGELSAALK
- a CDS encoding bifunctional metallophosphatase/5'-nucleotidase — encoded protein: MKNLYLLIIFIFIFILSCSNNTNNQKVITIVHVNDTHSKNKEFITISKEDGSTNRYAGAARRKTFIDNVKKENENVIVMHAGDTIAGSVFSIVYQGMDEAELMNDMGFNVSTLGNHEFDFGIEQLNNIMSNRNFPTIACNVKVKATGENYVLPYIVTNINGIHTAIVGVLQSEKMNIIQGLDYIDIEDEVTSLKNLLAEIPLNTTNDITILLSHAGFDTDKKIAQEIPNTFNIIIGGHTHTLLNSPVVIGKTTIVQAGEYGEYIGTIDVIFKNGKYAYPECKLNRLDENIKEDENILAKIHQMQIEVDKEFNIEIAKLPYELTDENVRNKSTALGNFVSDIAASSQEGIDIALINSGSLRGKLPSGKVTLGNMYEFFPFDNLIILTTLNGKDLKNILELSASRKGEGAFLQVSKDCIINFDSNGKLLESYIKGKIINDNEKYVVAVADYIFNGGEKYIDESGKPLFQYGENIIHTGLDIRDLIIKTLKEYKNVPESAIDNTERIIFQ